In the genome of Limnobaculum zhutongyuii, one region contains:
- a CDS encoding UDP-glucose dehydrogenase family protein: protein MKVTVFGIGYVGLVQAAVLAEVGHDVMCIDVDETKVANLKKGVIPIFEPGLTPLVKENYEAGRLTFTTDAKAGVAHGEIQFIAVGTPPDEDGSADLKYVTAVARTIAEHMTSYKVIIDKSTVPVGTADKVKSVVMDTLARRQADLPFDVVSNPEFLKEGAAVSDCMKPERIIIGTDNNQVLDLMRELYGPFNRNHDRMVIMDIRSAELTKYAANCMLATKISFMNEMSNLAELLGADIEKVRQGIGSDSRIGYHFIYPGCGYGGSCFPKDVQALIRTAEHIGYQPVLLQAVEAVNAKQKHKLFSFIQRHFNGDLKGRTFALWGLSFKPNTDDMRESSSRVLMESLWEAGAKVQAFDPEAMEETQRIYGSRSDLALMGTKEAALQGADALIICTEWQNFRAPDFDLIKATLKHAAIFDGRNLYEPERMAQRGFTYYGIGRGASVNPVI from the coding sequence ATGAAAGTCACAGTTTTTGGTATTGGTTATGTAGGATTAGTACAGGCTGCCGTACTGGCAGAAGTCGGTCATGATGTTATGTGTATCGATGTTGACGAAACGAAAGTAGCCAATCTTAAGAAAGGTGTTATTCCTATCTTTGAACCCGGATTAACGCCGCTGGTAAAAGAGAATTATGAAGCAGGGCGATTAACGTTTACCACCGATGCGAAAGCAGGTGTGGCTCACGGTGAAATCCAGTTTATTGCGGTTGGTACGCCTCCGGATGAAGATGGTTCTGCTGATTTAAAATATGTTACTGCAGTAGCACGTACTATTGCTGAACATATGACCAGCTATAAAGTAATTATCGACAAATCAACTGTGCCGGTTGGTACTGCCGATAAAGTCAAATCAGTAGTTATGGATACGCTTGCTCGTCGTCAGGCTGATTTACCGTTTGATGTGGTTTCAAATCCGGAATTCCTTAAAGAAGGGGCTGCAGTATCTGATTGTATGAAGCCGGAACGTATTATTATCGGAACCGATAATAATCAAGTATTGGATTTGATGCGTGAGCTCTATGGTCCATTCAATCGTAATCACGATAGAATGGTAATTATGGATATCCGTAGTGCTGAACTAACAAAATATGCCGCTAACTGTATGCTGGCGACAAAAATCAGCTTTATGAACGAAATGTCCAATCTGGCTGAGTTATTGGGTGCGGATATAGAAAAAGTTCGTCAGGGTATTGGCTCTGATTCACGTATTGGTTACCACTTTATCTATCCTGGCTGTGGTTATGGTGGCTCCTGCTTTCCTAAAGATGTGCAAGCGCTGATTCGGACCGCTGAGCATATCGGTTATCAACCCGTATTATTACAAGCGGTAGAGGCGGTTAACGCTAAGCAAAAACACAAGCTTTTTAGTTTTATTCAACGTCACTTCAATGGCGATCTGAAAGGGCGTACCTTTGCGCTTTGGGGATTATCTTTCAAACCTAATACTGATGATATGCGTGAATCATCCAGTCGGGTATTAATGGAGTCTCTATGGGAAGCTGGCGCGAAGGTTCAGGCGTTTGACCCTGAAGCGATGGAAGAAACGCAGCGCATTTATGGCTCTCGCTCTGATTTGGCATTGATGGGGACGAAAGAAGCCGCGTTACAGGGCGCAGATGCTTTGATTATCTGTACTGAATGGCAAAACTTCCGTGCCCCTGACTTTGATCTAATAAAAGCAACATTGAAACATGCGGCGATATTTGATGGGCGTAACCTGTATGAACCAGAACGCATGGCTCAGCGAGGATTTACCTATTATGGTATTGGTCGTGGTGCTTCGGTAAATCCAGTTATTTGA
- a CDS encoding NAD-dependent epimerase, with translation MKFLITGAAGFIGFHVSQRLLALGHDVVGIDNLNDYYDVNLKLARLKLIESHPQFKFLKLDLADRDNIARLFAEQKFQRVIHLAAQAGVRYSLENPHAYADSNLTGHLNILEGCRHHNIEHLLYASSSSVYGLNRKLPFSTDDSVDHPISLYAATKKANELMSHTYSHLFNLPTTGLRFFTVYGPWGRPDMALFKFTKAIVEGRSIDVYNHGDMRRDFTYIDDIVESIIRLQNIIPTANSSWTVETGTPATSSAPYVVYNIGNSNPVRLMEYIEAIEKALGETAQKNLLPMQPGDVMETSADTSALYNVIGFKPHTSVIDGVQKFVDWYREFYR, from the coding sequence ATGAAATTTCTTATTACGGGAGCCGCCGGGTTTATTGGTTTTCATGTTAGTCAGAGACTATTAGCATTAGGCCATGATGTAGTCGGTATTGATAATCTTAATGATTATTATGATGTTAATTTGAAGTTGGCACGGCTAAAACTAATTGAAAGCCATCCTCAGTTCAAATTCTTAAAATTAGATCTGGCCGATCGGGATAATATCGCCAGACTTTTTGCGGAGCAAAAATTCCAACGGGTTATACATTTAGCGGCTCAAGCTGGTGTGCGCTATTCATTAGAGAATCCTCATGCTTATGCAGATTCGAATCTGACCGGACATTTAAATATTCTGGAAGGGTGTCGTCACCATAATATTGAACATTTACTTTATGCTTCTTCAAGTTCTGTCTATGGTTTAAACCGTAAGTTACCATTCTCGACGGATGATAGTGTTGACCATCCCATTTCGTTGTATGCCGCAACAAAAAAAGCTAATGAGCTAATGTCTCATACGTATTCCCATCTGTTTAATCTACCTACAACCGGATTACGTTTTTTTACCGTATATGGTCCATGGGGACGACCAGATATGGCTTTATTTAAATTTACTAAAGCCATAGTAGAAGGGCGTAGTATCGACGTATATAACCACGGGGATATGCGTAGAGACTTTACTTATATTGATGATATTGTCGAATCAATAATTCGCTTACAAAATATTATTCCGACGGCTAATTCGTCGTGGACCGTTGAAACGGGTACGCCGGCCACCAGCTCTGCACCTTATGTCGTTTATAATATAGGTAATAGTAATCCTGTACGCTTGATGGAGTATATTGAAGCCATAGAGAAAGCGTTGGGGGAAACAGCTCAAAAGAATCTGCTACCCATGCAACCAGGGGATGTAATGGAAACCAGTGCAGATACTTCTGCATTGTATAATGTTATTGGCTTTAAACCCCATACGTCTGTAATTGATGGAGTACAGAAATTTGTTGATTGGTATCGGGAATTTTATCGATAA
- the hns gene encoding histone-like nucleoid-structuring protein H-NS, with protein MSEALKVLNNIRTLRAQARECSLETLEEMLEKMEVVVKERREEDQANQAEIQERTRKLQQYREMLIADGIDPNELLQSLSATKVTGKSKRAARPAKYQFTDENGELKTWTGQGRTPAVIKKAIEEQGKSLDDFLM; from the coding sequence ATGAGCGAAGCATTAAAAGTCCTTAACAATATCCGTACTTTGCGTGCTCAAGCCAGAGAGTGCTCTCTTGAGACTTTAGAAGAAATGTTAGAGAAAATGGAAGTAGTAGTAAAAGAGCGCCGTGAAGAAGATCAGGCAAATCAAGCTGAAATTCAAGAACGCACTCGTAAATTACAACAATATCGTGAAATGTTAATTGCTGACGGTATTGACCCAAATGAATTACTTCAGTCTCTTTCTGCAACTAAAGTCACGGGTAAATCTAAACGTGCCGCACGTCCTGCTAAATATCAGTTTACTGATGAGAACGGCGAATTAAAAACCTGGACTGGCCAGGGTCGTACACCAGCCGTTATCAAGAAAGCTATTGAAGAACAAGGTAAATCTCTGGATGATTTCCTGATGTAA
- the adhE gene encoding bifunctional acetaldehyde-CoA/alcohol dehydrogenase, whose protein sequence is MTVSNATELNALVARVKKAQREYANYTQEQVDKIFRAAALAAANARIPLAKMAVEESGMGIVEDKVIKNHFASEYIYNKYKDEKTCGILEEDETFGTITIAEPTGIICGIVPTTNPTSTAIFKALISLKTRNGIIFSPHPRAKNATNEAANIVLQAAIEAGAPKDIIGWIDVPSVELSNQLMHHPDINLILATGGPGMVKAAYSSGKPAIGVGAGNSPVVIDETADIKRAVASILMSKTFDNGVICASEQSVIVVDKIYDTVRERFASHGGYMLKGQELKAVQGIILKNGAINAAIVGQPAVKIAEMAGVTVPATTKVLIGEVTQVDESEPFAHEKLSPMLAMYRAKNFEDAVEKAEKLVAMGGIGHTSGLYTDQDNQGERIAYFGDKMKTARILINTPTSQGGIGDLYNFKLAPSLTLGCGSWGGNSISENVGPKHLINKKTVAKRAENMLWHKLPKSIYFRRGSLPIALEEVATDGAKRAFIVTDRFLFNNGYADQITNVLKQYGVETEVFFEVEADPTLSIVRKGAEQMHSFKPDVIIALGGGSPMDAAKIMWVMYEHPETHFEELALRFMDIRKRIYKFPKMGVKAKMIAVTTTSGTGSEVTPFAVVTDDATGMKYPLADYALTPDMAIVDANLVMNMPKSLCAFGGLDAVTHALEAYVSVLANEYTDGQALQALKLLKEYLPVSYKEGAKNPVARERVHNAATIAGIAFANAFLGVCHSMAHKLGSEFHLPHGLANALLICNVIRYNANDNPTKQTAFSQYDRPQSRRQYAEIADHLGLSAPGDRTAAKIEKLLNWLDEIKKELDIPASIREAGVPEADFLAKIDKLSEDAFDDQCTGANPRYPLISELKTILLDTYYGRSYVEEQQQPVVETKAKAPAKKAKK, encoded by the coding sequence ATGACCGTAAGTAACGCCACTGAACTTAACGCGCTTGTTGCACGAGTGAAAAAAGCTCAACGTGAGTATGCTAATTATACTCAAGAACAAGTCGATAAGATATTCAGAGCAGCCGCTTTAGCGGCAGCAAATGCCCGTATTCCTCTGGCCAAAATGGCAGTTGAAGAATCTGGCATGGGTATTGTGGAAGACAAAGTGATTAAAAACCACTTTGCTTCTGAATACATTTACAACAAATACAAAGATGAAAAAACCTGCGGTATTCTGGAAGAAGATGAAACTTTCGGTACTATCACTATCGCTGAACCAACGGGTATTATCTGTGGTATCGTTCCAACCACTAACCCTACATCAACCGCTATTTTTAAAGCGCTGATCAGCCTGAAAACCCGCAACGGAATTATCTTCTCTCCACATCCTCGCGCTAAAAACGCCACTAACGAAGCTGCCAATATCGTTTTGCAAGCCGCGATTGAAGCCGGTGCTCCAAAAGATATTATTGGTTGGATTGACGTACCTAGCGTTGAACTATCAAACCAACTGATGCATCACCCGGATATCAACCTTATTCTGGCTACCGGTGGTCCAGGTATGGTTAAGGCTGCTTATAGCTCAGGTAAACCTGCCATTGGTGTAGGTGCTGGTAACTCCCCTGTCGTTATCGACGAAACCGCTGATATTAAACGTGCCGTGGCATCTATCCTGATGTCTAAAACCTTTGATAACGGTGTAATCTGTGCGTCTGAACAGTCTGTTATCGTGGTTGATAAGATTTATGACACCGTGAGAGAACGCTTCGCTTCTCATGGTGGCTACATGTTGAAAGGCCAGGAGTTAAAAGCTGTACAGGGTATCATTCTGAAAAATGGCGCTATTAACGCCGCTATCGTTGGTCAACCTGCAGTAAAAATTGCAGAAATGGCTGGAGTAACAGTTCCCGCTACCACCAAAGTATTGATTGGTGAAGTGACTCAGGTTGATGAGTCAGAACCTTTTGCTCACGAAAAACTATCCCCAATGTTGGCGATGTACCGGGCGAAAAATTTTGAAGATGCCGTAGAGAAAGCTGAGAAACTGGTTGCTATGGGTGGTATTGGTCATACATCAGGCCTCTATACCGATCAGGATAATCAGGGTGAACGTATTGCTTACTTCGGCGATAAGATGAAAACAGCCCGTATTCTGATTAATACGCCAACCTCTCAAGGTGGTATCGGTGACTTGTATAACTTCAAACTGGCACCTTCACTGACTTTAGGTTGTGGTTCATGGGGCGGCAACTCAATTTCTGAGAACGTAGGACCAAAACATCTTATCAATAAGAAGACTGTGGCTAAGCGAGCAGAAAACATGTTATGGCATAAACTTCCTAAATCAATCTACTTCCGTCGTGGTTCATTGCCTATTGCTTTAGAAGAAGTTGCGACCGATGGTGCCAAACGTGCCTTTATCGTTACTGACCGTTTCTTATTCAACAACGGTTATGCAGACCAAATTACCAATGTTCTGAAACAATATGGCGTTGAAACTGAAGTTTTCTTCGAAGTAGAAGCTGACCCTACTCTTAGCATCGTGCGTAAAGGGGCAGAACAAATGCACTCCTTTAAACCTGATGTCATCATCGCGTTAGGCGGTGGTTCTCCTATGGATGCAGCTAAAATTATGTGGGTGATGTATGAGCATCCTGAAACTCACTTTGAAGAACTGGCATTAAGATTTATGGATATTCGTAAGCGTATCTATAAGTTCCCGAAAATGGGTGTAAAAGCCAAGATGATCGCGGTTACCACTACTTCAGGTACCGGTTCAGAAGTAACGCCTTTTGCGGTTGTAACCGATGATGCTACCGGTATGAAATATCCATTAGCCGATTATGCCTTAACGCCTGATATGGCTATTGTGGATGCTAATCTGGTAATGAACATGCCTAAATCACTTTGTGCTTTTGGTGGTTTAGATGCGGTAACACACGCATTAGAAGCATACGTCTCCGTGCTGGCTAACGAATACACTGATGGTCAGGCTCTACAAGCACTTAAATTGCTTAAAGAGTACCTGCCGGTTAGCTATAAAGAAGGGGCTAAAAATCCGGTTGCTCGTGAGCGCGTTCATAATGCTGCCACTATTGCCGGTATTGCCTTCGCTAACGCCTTCTTGGGCGTATGTCACTCAATGGCGCATAAATTAGGTTCTGAATTCCATCTGCCACACGGTTTGGCTAACGCGTTATTAATCTGTAACGTTATTCGCTATAACGCCAATGACAACCCAACCAAACAAACTGCATTTAGCCAATATGATCGTCCGCAATCTCGCCGTCAGTATGCAGAAATTGCCGATCACTTAGGTTTATCTGCCCCAGGCGATCGTACCGCGGCCAAAATTGAGAAACTGCTAAACTGGTTAGATGAAATTAAGAAAGAACTGGATATTCCTGCATCAATTCGTGAGGCTGGTGTTCCTGAAGCAGATTTCCTGGCAAAAATTGATAAACTGTCTGAAGATGCATTTGACGATCAATGTACTGGTGCTAACCCACGTTATCCATTAATTTCCGAGCTGAAAACCATTCTGCTGGATACTTATTATGGACGTAGCTACGTTGAAGAACAGCAGCAACCTGTTGTTGAAACCAAAGCTAAAGCACCAGCCAAAAAAGCTAAAAAGTAA
- a CDS encoding YchE family NAAT transporter: protein MGHAMLDLSGYIKFLVGMFALVNPVGILPVFISMTNYQSPAARDKTNLTANLSVAIILWCSLFLGDAILHLFGISIDSFRIAGGILIVTIAMSMISGKLGEDKQNKQEKTETAIRDNVGVVPLALPLMAGPGAISSTIVWSTRYNTWMDYLGFFIAIAFFSFCCWLLFRAAPLLVRLLGQTGINVVTRIMGLLLMSLGIEFIITGIKVSFPGLLA, encoded by the coding sequence ATGGGCCATGCCATGTTGGATTTATCAGGATACATTAAGTTCCTTGTTGGTATGTTTGCATTAGTTAATCCGGTGGGTATTCTTCCGGTTTTTATCAGTATGACGAATTATCAGTCGCCAGCTGCCAGAGATAAAACCAATCTAACGGCTAACTTATCTGTTGCCATTATATTGTGGTGTTCGCTGTTTTTAGGTGATGCGATATTGCATCTGTTTGGGATTTCAATCGACTCTTTCCGCATTGCGGGGGGGATTCTTATTGTGACCATCGCAATGTCGATGATCAGCGGTAAGTTGGGGGAAGATAAACAGAACAAACAGGAAAAAACTGAAACTGCAATTCGTGACAATGTTGGTGTAGTACCCTTAGCACTTCCGCTAATGGCAGGACCGGGGGCTATTAGCTCGACGATCGTCTGGAGTACCCGATACAACACCTGGATGGATTATCTGGGTTTCTTTATTGCAATTGCGTTTTTTTCATTTTGCTGCTGGTTATTGTTTCGTGCAGCACCGTTATTAGTTCGTTTGTTAGGACAAACAGGCATTAACGTCGTAACGCGTATTATGGGGCTATTGCTGATGTCGTTGGGAATTGAGTTCATTATTACGGGAATAAAAGTTTCTTTCCCGGGATTACTGGCTTAG
- a CDS encoding HI1450 family dsDNA-mimic protein, producing MDIADFDLDNRLDEDETLDQAYDIFLELASDNLDPADVILFNLQFEDRGAAELHDPSDEWLEHVDFDLNPDFFAEVIIGLTNEADEVDDIFARILISREKNHKFCHILWKE from the coding sequence ATGGATATAGCAGATTTTGATTTAGATAACCGGTTAGATGAAGATGAAACGCTGGATCAGGCTTACGATATTTTTTTAGAGCTGGCCTCTGACAATCTTGATCCGGCAGATGTCATTCTGTTTAACCTGCAGTTTGAAGATCGTGGCGCCGCTGAGCTGCACGATCCTTCCGATGAGTGGCTTGAGCATGTTGACTTTGATTTAAATCCTGATTTCTTCGCCGAAGTAATTATCGGCCTGACGAATGAAGCAGATGAAGTTGATGATATTTTTGCCCGCATCCTTATCAGTCGGGAGAAAAACCATAAATTCTGTCATATTCTCTGGAAAGAGTAG
- the cls gene encoding cardiolipin synthase — protein sequence MTTFYTVLSWLLVLGYWLLIAGVTLRVLMKRRSVPSAMAWLLVIYILPLVGIVAYLLFGELHLGKRRAERAKEMWPSTATWLGELKNCQNIFATQISPVSEPLFQLCAHRHGVPAVRGNQLELLTTSEDTMKSLIRDIELAEHSIEMVFYIWQSGGQVDNVAEALMAAARRGVHCRVMLDSAGSMHFFRTPYPELMRNAGIELVEALKVNVLRVFLRRMDLRQHRKIVIIDNNIAYTGSMNMVDPRFFKQGSGVGQWIDLMARIQGPAATMLGLIYACDWEIETGKRQLPQAPDTTRLPFEEEDGHTVQVIASGPGFPEEMIHQALLTSVYSARKRLIMTTPYLVPSDDLLHAICTAALRGVDVNIIVPKKNDSLMVGWASRSFFSELLEAGVKIHQFDGGLLHTKSVLVDDQLSLVGTVNLDIRSLWLNFEVTVTVDDRAFAEDLACVQEDYIARSTRLNPEEWATRPMWNRIIERLFYFFSPLL from the coding sequence ATGACCACTTTCTATACTGTATTGAGCTGGTTACTGGTATTAGGTTACTGGTTACTGATAGCGGGTGTTACGCTCCGGGTATTAATGAAGCGACGTTCTGTCCCGTCTGCCATGGCCTGGTTACTGGTTATCTATATCCTTCCGCTAGTCGGTATTGTGGCCTACCTCCTGTTCGGGGAACTTCACCTTGGTAAACGTCGGGCAGAACGAGCTAAGGAGATGTGGCCGTCCACGGCAACCTGGTTAGGCGAGTTAAAAAACTGCCAGAATATTTTTGCTACCCAAATTAGCCCTGTGTCAGAGCCGCTGTTTCAACTCTGTGCCCATCGCCATGGCGTTCCTGCTGTCAGAGGCAATCAGCTTGAACTGTTAACCACCAGTGAAGACACCATGAAGTCGCTGATCCGTGATATTGAGTTAGCTGAACACAGTATCGAGATGGTGTTTTACATTTGGCAAAGCGGTGGTCAGGTAGATAATGTTGCTGAAGCACTGATGGCTGCTGCTCGTCGGGGGGTACATTGCCGGGTGATGCTCGACTCTGCCGGAAGCATGCATTTTTTCCGCACGCCTTACCCTGAACTCATGAGAAATGCCGGAATTGAACTGGTTGAAGCGCTGAAAGTTAATGTGTTACGGGTATTTTTGCGTCGTATGGACCTACGTCAACACCGTAAAATCGTCATTATTGATAACAATATTGCCTATACCGGCAGTATGAATATGGTTGACCCTCGTTTCTTTAAACAGGGATCCGGCGTAGGCCAATGGATTGACCTCATGGCGAGGATTCAAGGCCCTGCTGCAACCATGTTAGGGCTTATCTACGCCTGCGACTGGGAAATAGAAACCGGTAAACGTCAGCTTCCTCAGGCACCGGATACCACCAGGTTACCGTTTGAAGAGGAAGATGGTCATACGGTACAAGTTATTGCTTCCGGTCCTGGTTTTCCTGAAGAGATGATTCATCAGGCTCTGCTTACTTCGGTCTATTCCGCCAGAAAGCGTTTAATTATGACAACCCCTTATCTGGTTCCCAGTGATGATTTGCTACACGCTATCTGCACTGCTGCTCTAAGAGGCGTTGACGTTAATATTATTGTACCGAAGAAAAATGACTCTTTAATGGTTGGCTGGGCCAGTCGCTCATTCTTCTCTGAACTCCTTGAGGCTGGCGTAAAAATACACCAGTTTGACGGGGGATTACTCCACACTAAAAGCGTTTTAGTTGATGACCAACTTAGTCTGGTAGGAACCGTAAATTTAGATATTCGCAGCCTGTGGTTGAATTTTGAAGTGACTGTTACTGTTGATGACCGGGCATTCGCTGAAGATCTGGCTTGTGTACAGGAAGATTATATCGCTCGTTCGACACGGCTAAATCCGGAAGAGTGGGCAACCCGCCCGATGTGGAATCGGATAATCGAACGTTTATTTTATTTCTTCAGTCCATTACTATAG
- a CDS encoding YciY family protein has protein sequence MHRSRTEVGRWRMLRQAQRRRHRWLEGQSRRNSRIHHIRTEQQLGRQQRSLLYANIHGW, from the coding sequence ATGCACAGATCCAGAACTGAAGTTGGACGCTGGCGCATGTTGCGGCAGGCACAACGCCGACGCCATCGCTGGTTGGAAGGGCAATCTCGCAGAAACAGCCGGATCCACCACATCAGGACCGAGCAACAACTGGGGCGCCAGCAACGCTCTTTGCTCTATGCAAATATCCATGGATGGTAA
- a CDS encoding YciI family protein, with translation MLYLIYAEDVPGSLEQRLAARPAHLARLQSLKDEDRLVVAGPNPIADSEDPGTAGFSGSVIIAEFSTLTEAKAWADKDPYVEAGVYQKVTIKPFKRVF, from the coding sequence GTGTTATATCTGATTTATGCTGAAGATGTACCTGGTTCTTTAGAACAACGTCTCGCTGCCCGCCCTGCTCATCTGGCTCGTTTGCAGTCGCTAAAAGATGAAGATCGTTTAGTCGTCGCCGGTCCAAATCCGATTGCTGATAGTGAAGACCCTGGAACAGCGGGTTTCTCCGGTTCCGTCATTATTGCTGAGTTTTCTACTTTGACAGAGGCTAAAGCGTGGGCAGATAAAGACCCTTATGTTGAGGCGGGTGTCTATCAAAAAGTAACGATAAAACCATTTAAGCGTGTGTTCTGA
- a CDS encoding TonB family protein: MKKFFLARRFSWPLTFSVCLHASLIGGLVFASIKDQIEIPAPDDSAPMNVVMVNPAMFATPAEVAEQNTPAQQPTAAPEPEPEEVKPEPIPEPEPVPEPPPVEKPKPVEIEKPKPKPIEKPKKQPKKEPKPKREPVKERTEQAPVEKPATAPISTANTSKVASGPASSVSGAAPATGSKLLRQVEPAYPKQAFDRRIEGQVEIMFDIDEDGRIENVRILSSTPPRMFERDVKVALKKWRYTPVVVKDKKLTIIFKIDGGAQIR, from the coding sequence TTGAAAAAATTCTTTCTGGCGCGTCGTTTTTCCTGGCCGCTTACCTTTTCAGTTTGTCTACATGCATCGCTTATCGGTGGGTTGGTATTCGCCTCGATAAAAGATCAGATTGAAATTCCCGCTCCAGATGATTCGGCTCCAATGAATGTTGTAATGGTTAACCCTGCGATGTTTGCTACTCCAGCGGAAGTGGCAGAGCAAAATACTCCGGCACAACAACCAACCGCTGCACCAGAGCCTGAACCGGAAGAAGTTAAACCGGAGCCCATTCCTGAACCCGAACCTGTCCCTGAACCGCCACCGGTGGAAAAGCCTAAGCCTGTTGAAATAGAAAAGCCTAAGCCAAAACCGATAGAGAAGCCGAAGAAACAGCCGAAGAAAGAGCCGAAGCCGAAAAGAGAACCGGTAAAAGAAAGGACTGAACAGGCACCAGTAGAGAAACCGGCAACGGCGCCAATCTCTACTGCTAATACCAGCAAGGTAGCCAGTGGTCCGGCATCTTCTGTTAGTGGCGCAGCGCCAGCAACAGGATCGAAGTTATTAAGACAGGTAGAACCCGCTTATCCTAAACAGGCGTTTGATCGCCGTATCGAAGGGCAGGTTGAGATAATGTTTGATATTGATGAAGACGGGCGTATTGAGAACGTACGAATTTTGTCATCCACACCACCAAGGATGTTTGAACGGGATGTGAAAGTTGCGTTGAAGAAATGGCGCTATACGCCAGTGGTGGTTAAAGATAAAAAACTGACGATTATCTTTAAAATTGACGGTGGGGCACAAATTCGCTAA
- the yciA gene encoding acyl-CoA thioester hydrolase YciA has product MSKQDRTPRGELVLRTLAMPADTNANGDIFGGWIMSQMDIGGAILAKELARGRVVTVAVDAITFLKPVTVGDVVCCYAHCIRTGRSSITVNMEVWVKKVSSEPIGQRYCVTEAIFTYVAVNDLGTSRSLPDNKRNLSFD; this is encoded by the coding sequence ATGAGCAAACAAGATCGTACTCCTCGCGGAGAGCTGGTTCTCCGGACTCTGGCAATGCCCGCGGATACTAACGCCAATGGTGATATCTTTGGTGGTTGGATCATGTCACAGATGGATATTGGCGGTGCAATTCTGGCTAAAGAACTTGCCCGTGGACGTGTAGTAACGGTTGCCGTCGATGCGATTACCTTTTTAAAACCTGTCACTGTTGGTGATGTGGTTTGTTGCTATGCACACTGTATTCGTACGGGTCGTAGTTCCATCACGGTGAATATGGAAGTCTGGGTCAAGAAAGTCTCTTCCGAGCCAATCGGACAACGCTATTGCGTTACTGAAGCGATCTTTACCTATGTAGCGGTTAACGATCTGGGAACTTCCCGCTCTCTGCCAGACAACAAAAGAAATCTCTCTTTCGATTGA
- a CDS encoding septation protein A, with the protein MKQFLDFLPLIVFFTFYKLYDIFIASGALIVATALAVIYSLIKYRKVEKMMIVTFVMVVIFGTLTIIFHSPDFIKWKVTAIYALFALGLIFSQFVLKKLLIKSMLGKEITLPEQVWSRLNIAWALFFLACGLINIYVAFWLSMDVWMNFKVFGLTGLTLVFTLLSGIYIYRHIPDEQKNPPASDKQD; encoded by the coding sequence ATGAAGCAGTTTCTTGATTTTCTGCCCCTAATTGTATTTTTCACATTTTATAAACTCTATGACATTTTTATTGCTTCCGGCGCGTTAATTGTCGCCACGGCTCTGGCTGTGATCTATAGCCTGATAAAATATCGTAAAGTAGAAAAAATGATGATAGTGACCTTTGTCATGGTCGTCATTTTTGGCACCTTAACCATTATTTTCCACTCACCTGACTTCATTAAATGGAAGGTGACGGCTATCTATGCCCTGTTTGCATTGGGATTAATTTTCAGTCAGTTTGTCCTGAAAAAGCTATTAATCAAAAGTATGCTTGGCAAAGAGATCACATTACCTGAACAAGTATGGTCACGGTTAAATATTGCCTGGGCACTGTTCTTCCTGGCCTGTGGTCTTATCAATATTTATGTCGCATTTTGGTTATCCATGGATGTCTGGATGAACTTTAAGGTATTCGGACTGACCGGACTAACGCTTGTGTTTACGCTACTTAGCGGCATCTATATCTACCGCCATATACCTGATGAACAGAAAAATCCACCCGCCAGCGACAAACAAGACTAG